One segment of Candidatus Paceibacterota bacterium DNA contains the following:
- the rpsC gene encoding 30S ribosomal protein S3: MPHNVHPYAHRIGILRGWKSQWFGLKQKYTDSLRSDLLIRDFLKKRLKGFYIANVIIERNQKILKVVIETSRPGLIIGRSGEGAAKLKEELVKKIRKAGFSSEAQELKIDIKEVKSPESNAAIVSQMIAEGLEKRMPFRRVIKQTLDKVMANRDVIGAKIQLSGRLGGATMSRKESKKAGRIPLQTFRADVDFARQEAVLPYGNLGIKVWIYRGDIFEEKGAKSN, translated from the coding sequence ATGCCGCACAATGTTCATCCTTATGCTCATAGAATTGGAATTTTAAGAGGTTGGAAGTCTCAATGGTTTGGCTTGAAGCAGAAATATACCGATTCTTTAAGAAGCGACCTTCTGATTAGAGACTTTCTAAAGAAAAGGTTGAAAGGATTTTATATTGCGAACGTTATAATTGAAAGAAATCAAAAAATTTTGAAAGTCGTTATCGAGACTTCAAGACCGGGCTTAATTATAGGCCGGAGTGGAGAAGGTGCCGCTAAACTGAAAGAAGAATTGGTCAAGAAGATTAGAAAGGCCGGTTTTTCTTCGGAAGCGCAGGAGTTAAAGATCGATATTAAAGAAGTGAAATCTCCAGAATCAAACGCCGCTATTGTCAGTCAAATGATCGCTGAAGGTTTGGAGAAAAGAATGCCTTTTCGTCGAGTAATAAAGCAGACCCTGGACAAAGTAATGGCTAATCGAGATGTAATTGGTGCAAAGATTCAGCTTTCAGGCCGTTTAGGTGGCGCAACAATGTCCAGAAAGGAGAGCAAAAAAGCCGGTAGAATTCCTCTTCAGACTTTTCGCGCTGATGTTGATTTTGCGAGACAAGAAGCCGTGTTGCCTTACGGTAACTTGGGAATAAAAGTCTGGATTTACAGAGGAGATATCTTTGAGGAGAAAGGTGCAAAAAGTAATTAG
- the rplP gene encoding 50S ribosomal protein L16, translated as MLFPKKVKYRKWHTFRENPKKVKIATRGTEVSFGSFGLKATTTSRIRSNQIESARKTISRAIGKTGKMWIRIFPDMPFTSKPAEVKMGKGKGDIQGYQVQIRPGRILFEVDGVSAEVAAEALRKGGTKLPVKTKVVSRL; from the coding sequence ATGCTGTTCCCAAAGAAAGTAAAATACAGAAAGTGGCACACTTTTCGAGAAAATCCTAAAAAAGTAAAAATTGCCACTCGCGGAACGGAAGTCTCTTTCGGCTCTTTCGGTCTGAAAGCGACAACCACATCTCGCATCAGGTCTAATCAAATAGAATCAGCCAGAAAAACAATCTCTCGAGCTATCGGCAAGACCGGAAAAATGTGGATTCGTATTTTTCCTGACATGCCCTTCACCTCTAAACCGGCTGAAGTTAAGATGGGTAAGGGTAAGGGAGACATTCAAGGATATCAGGTCCAAATAAGGCCCGGACGAATTCTTTTCGAGGTTGATGGAGTTTCTGCTGAAGTTGCGGCTGAAGCTTTGCGTAAGGGTGGTACGAAATTACCAGTCAAAACTAAAGTGGTCAGCCGTTTGTAA